The Triticum aestivum cultivar Chinese Spring chromosome 3A, IWGSC CS RefSeq v2.1, whole genome shotgun sequence genome includes a region encoding these proteins:
- the LOC123057387 gene encoding AIG2-like protein C has product MSFAAVLAQRLNIRGRVYPAILPVDGNKVPGKVWKGITDGELDVLDTFEDEEYVREAVGISLTDSSDTMIAYAYIWGNVDDPDLYSEWDFDGIFQ; this is encoded by the exons ATGTCCTTTGCGGCGGTTCTCGCCCAG AGGCTCAACATCAGGGGCCGAgtctacccggcgatcctccctgTAGACGGCAACAAAGTCCCTGGAAAG GTTTGGAAGGGGATCACTGATGGGGAGCTTGATGTGCTGGACACATTTGAAGATGAAGAGTATGTGAGGGAAGCTGTTGGCATCTCACTGACC GATTCGTCGGATACAATGATCGCCTATGCATACATATGGGGGAATGTAGATGATCCTGACCTCTATAGTGAATGGGATTTTGAC GGGATATTTCAGTAG